Proteins encoded by one window of Chondromyces crocatus:
- a CDS encoding polyketide synthase produces MSRAVHVEHLEEGIIEIRMDDREAQNRLSEPLCRELMTALAELKSDPALRVLLLSGQRDVFCGGATLDALQSVQTGAVDVLDLKLPEQMLAFPVPIVAALEGHAVGGGMVLALCCDVLVAAETSRYSFNFTSMGFTPGMGTTALLPALIGHHQAMEMMLTARYYRGAELRGRGLFNRVVSVDEVRGTALDLAQQMADKPRHVLEMVKGTLALSRRRALQEGMWSEHLMHQICFQHADTARLIAENYIRPAPVPSKEEPRGES; encoded by the coding sequence ATGAGCCGCGCCGTCCACGTCGAGCATCTGGAGGAAGGGATCATCGAGATCCGGATGGATGATCGAGAAGCCCAGAACCGCCTCAGTGAGCCGCTCTGCCGCGAACTCATGACGGCGCTCGCAGAGCTCAAGAGCGATCCTGCCCTCCGCGTGCTGCTCCTCTCTGGCCAGCGCGATGTCTTCTGTGGCGGCGCCACACTCGATGCGCTGCAAAGCGTCCAGACGGGTGCCGTCGACGTCCTCGATCTGAAGCTTCCCGAGCAAATGCTGGCTTTTCCCGTACCCATCGTCGCTGCACTCGAGGGGCATGCGGTCGGTGGTGGAATGGTCCTCGCCCTGTGCTGCGACGTGCTCGTGGCAGCGGAGACGAGCCGCTACAGCTTCAATTTCACCAGCATGGGATTCACACCCGGAATGGGCACGACCGCACTGTTGCCAGCGCTCATCGGTCACCACCAGGCCATGGAGATGATGCTCACCGCCCGGTATTACCGGGGCGCCGAGCTTCGTGGACGCGGCCTGTTCAACCGGGTGGTCTCGGTCGACGAAGTCCGGGGAACGGCGCTGGATCTCGCACAGCAGATGGCGGACAAGCCGAGACACGTGCTCGAGATGGTCAAGGGCACTTTGGCCCTGTCACGCCGCCGTGCTCTGCAGGAAGGCATGTGGTCCGAGCACCTCATGCACCAGATCTGCTTCCAGCACGCGGATACAGCTCGGCTCATCGCCGAAAACTACATTCGTCCCGCCCCCGTTCCATCAAAGGAGGAACCTCGTGGAGAGAGCTGA
- a CDS encoding hydroxymethylglutaryl-CoA synthase family protein, with protein MRVGIEKVDLYAGRWALEIADLVQARRGDADYVKNRIMSDSRSVYPAYEDAVTLAVNAAKRVLSPADLADIELLVVGTESAVDFGKPISTWVHRLCELSPNCRNFEVKHACYGGTAALKTAATWVASQVRPGKKALVISTDLSRSPQSGELRLQHVTADHSPEFILGGCAVAAIVGEEPAVLELELGREGYWTREIADTFRPTSTAEEADQLESLYSYLDALDGAFEHFEQLAGPIDYDALFKKHIYHVPFPGMALQAHASMMGRFGKSKADAQASFERKVAQSLPFARRIGTSYGASTFVCLLGLLETADDLDAGDCISLFSYGSGCQGEFYSARIGPEARQRVRKANVRGHLDERVRITVEQYDANEQLRSALVDRRDALPDRTALGDLYERAYAGRRLLVLKEVKSFRREYEWS; from the coding sequence ATGAGAGTGGGAATCGAGAAGGTAGATCTGTACGCCGGCCGCTGGGCCCTCGAGATCGCTGATCTCGTTCAGGCCCGACGCGGTGACGCCGACTACGTGAAAAATCGGATCATGAGCGACAGCCGCTCGGTGTACCCAGCTTATGAGGATGCCGTCACGCTGGCGGTGAATGCGGCCAAGCGGGTCCTGTCCCCTGCCGATCTCGCGGACATCGAGCTTCTGGTCGTGGGCACCGAGTCGGCGGTGGACTTCGGTAAGCCCATCTCCACCTGGGTGCACAGGTTGTGCGAACTCTCGCCGAACTGTCGCAACTTCGAGGTGAAACACGCCTGCTACGGAGGCACGGCGGCGCTCAAGACGGCGGCGACCTGGGTCGCGTCCCAGGTCCGGCCAGGAAAGAAGGCGCTGGTCATCAGCACGGACCTCAGCCGTTCGCCCCAGAGCGGCGAACTTCGCCTTCAGCACGTCACCGCGGATCACTCCCCCGAGTTCATTCTGGGTGGCTGCGCGGTCGCCGCCATCGTCGGTGAAGAGCCCGCTGTCCTCGAACTCGAGCTGGGACGGGAGGGCTACTGGACGCGAGAGATTGCGGACACCTTTCGGCCCACCTCCACAGCCGAGGAAGCCGATCAGCTCGAAAGCCTCTACTCGTACCTCGACGCGCTCGACGGCGCCTTCGAGCATTTCGAGCAGCTCGCAGGCCCCATCGATTACGACGCGCTCTTCAAGAAGCACATCTACCACGTCCCTTTCCCGGGTATGGCGCTGCAAGCCCACGCGTCCATGATGGGCCGCTTCGGCAAGAGCAAGGCGGACGCGCAGGCCAGCTTCGAGCGCAAGGTCGCGCAGAGCTTGCCCTTTGCCAGGCGAATCGGCACCTCGTACGGCGCGTCGACCTTCGTGTGCCTCCTCGGGCTGCTCGAGACCGCCGACGATCTCGACGCAGGCGACTGCATTTCCCTCTTCTCTTACGGCTCTGGCTGCCAGGGGGAGTTCTACAGCGCGCGGATCGGTCCCGAGGCGCGCCAGCGTGTGCGCAAGGCGAACGTCCGTGGGCATCTGGACGAGCGTGTGCGCATCACGGTCGAGCAGTACGACGCGAACGAGCAGCTTCGCAGCGCGCTCGTGGACCGCCGCGATGCGCTGCCCGATCGGACGGCGCTCGGCGACCTGTACGAGCGCGCATACGCTGGAAGACGGTTGCTCGTGCTCAAGGAGGTCAAGAGCTTCCGGCGGGAGTACGAATGGAGCTGA
- a CDS encoding phosphopantetheine-binding protein: protein MERAEIVVVIVKHIKQNVPTFDESSLDTSQSLAFYGASSLDIVEIVSGAMRELRIKVPRTELAKLKCIDDLVNLFHTLKGSNS, encoded by the coding sequence GTGGAGAGAGCTGAAATCGTTGTCGTCATCGTCAAGCACATCAAGCAGAACGTGCCCACGTTCGACGAATCCTCGCTGGATACCAGCCAATCTCTCGCATTTTATGGTGCCAGCAGCCTCGATATCGTCGAGATCGTTTCCGGCGCGATGCGCGAGCTGCGCATCAAGGTTCCCCGGACCGAGCTCGCCAAGCTCAAGTGCATCGACGACCTGGTGAATCTGTTTCACACGCTCAAAGGATCGAACTCGTAA
- a CDS encoding type I polyketide synthase has product MSYGDDARERVSQLSPKRLALLALELQDRLNTIELAAHEPIAIVGMACRLPGGLDRPEAFWRLLRDGGDAITEVPKERWDVDAYYDPDLTSPLTMNTRWGSFIHGVDGFDPEFFGISYREACAMDPQQRLLLEVSWEALERAGMSTAQIAGTDAGVFIGCASVDYYSLMRNPPTRGGSGVAMSIMANRLSYFFDLRGPSMTIDTACSSSLVAANLACQALRNGTIRMALVGGVNLILSPVTTISASQAGMMAPDGRCKTFDERANGYVRSEGCGVVVLKRLSDAVADRDHILAVIRGLAVNQDGRTGVITAPNGLAQQAVVRKALKDAGLDPAALTYIEAHGTGTALGDSIEVEALGKVFAARPGGPACALGSVKTNLGHTEAAAGVTGLIKLVLALQHREIPPVVHLQKQNPHIRLDDTPFYIPTSVSPWPSGAVPRAAGLSSFGVGGTNAHVIIEEAPPQPDVPREDRDGKRECLLPLSATNESSLRALARSYADHLVERPETSIADLCQVAGGGRAHFQHRLVLPVATVDDAIVPLCQFSEGGEAQGIKRGTVSAGRRPKMAFLFTGQGSQYAGMGRAFYEQQPVFREAIERCAEALRPHLPVPLSSIMFPAPGESPPIDETACTQPALFALGYALAELWKSWGVVPDVVMGHSVGEYTAACVAGVFSLEEGLSLIATRGRLMQELTRPGAMALVAADVERVERAIGDRKERVGIAAINGPNSVVVSGLPDDVGLVLRDLEDDYVFTTPLKVSQAFHSPLMSPVLEPFRQAAMRVQFEAPRIPMLSNLSGQAFGPGVIPDAAYWVEHIRAPVRFSEQVNTLASQGCDVFVELGPHDTLVKMARRCLSEAAGRGILPLTSLAPDGDVDRRFLEAIGELYVRGAQIDWRGMDPEQRCRRIPLPTYPFSRRRCWLEDHEMRPFPREELET; this is encoded by the coding sequence ATGAGCTACGGCGACGACGCACGGGAACGGGTCTCGCAGCTTTCTCCCAAGCGGCTGGCCTTGCTGGCGCTCGAGCTGCAGGATCGCCTGAACACGATCGAGCTGGCCGCACATGAGCCGATCGCGATCGTCGGCATGGCCTGCCGTCTACCAGGGGGGTTGGACCGACCGGAAGCCTTCTGGCGCCTGCTCCGCGATGGCGGCGACGCGATCACCGAGGTCCCGAAAGAACGCTGGGACGTGGACGCTTACTACGACCCGGACCTCACCTCACCGCTGACGATGAACACCCGGTGGGGCAGCTTCATTCACGGCGTGGACGGGTTCGACCCGGAGTTCTTCGGCATCTCCTACCGCGAAGCCTGCGCCATGGATCCGCAGCAGCGCCTTCTGCTCGAAGTGTCCTGGGAGGCACTCGAGCGTGCCGGAATGTCCACTGCACAGATCGCTGGCACCGACGCTGGCGTATTCATCGGCTGTGCGAGCGTCGACTACTACAGCCTGATGCGCAACCCGCCGACGCGAGGAGGGTCGGGGGTGGCCATGAGCATCATGGCCAATCGCCTCTCGTACTTCTTCGATCTTCGTGGCCCGAGCATGACGATCGACACGGCATGCTCCTCGTCGCTCGTGGCGGCGAACCTGGCATGTCAGGCCCTGCGCAACGGTACCATCCGGATGGCCCTCGTCGGGGGCGTCAACCTGATCCTCTCCCCCGTGACGACCATCTCTGCATCCCAGGCGGGGATGATGGCGCCGGACGGCAGGTGCAAGACCTTCGATGAGCGCGCCAATGGCTACGTCAGGTCCGAAGGGTGCGGTGTCGTCGTTCTGAAGCGGCTCTCGGATGCGGTTGCTGATCGCGACCACATCCTCGCCGTCATTCGGGGACTGGCCGTCAACCAGGATGGGCGCACCGGGGTCATCACGGCGCCGAATGGCCTCGCCCAGCAAGCTGTGGTGCGCAAAGCATTGAAGGACGCCGGTCTCGATCCAGCGGCGCTCACCTACATCGAGGCGCACGGCACAGGAACCGCCCTGGGGGACTCCATCGAGGTGGAGGCTCTCGGCAAAGTGTTTGCTGCGCGCCCTGGCGGGCCAGCTTGTGCTCTCGGCTCGGTGAAGACGAACCTCGGACATACCGAGGCGGCGGCCGGTGTGACTGGACTCATCAAGCTCGTCCTGGCGCTGCAGCACCGCGAGATTCCCCCGGTCGTCCACCTCCAGAAGCAGAACCCGCACATCCGGCTCGACGACACGCCGTTCTACATCCCCACCAGCGTCAGCCCCTGGCCTTCCGGTGCGGTGCCCCGTGCCGCCGGATTGAGTTCCTTCGGCGTGGGAGGGACCAACGCCCACGTGATCATCGAAGAGGCTCCGCCGCAGCCAGACGTACCGCGGGAGGATCGTGACGGAAAGCGGGAGTGCCTCCTGCCTCTATCCGCCACCAATGAGAGTTCATTGCGAGCACTCGCCCGCTCTTATGCAGACCATCTGGTCGAGCGCCCCGAGACATCCATTGCGGACCTCTGCCAGGTCGCCGGGGGCGGCCGTGCGCATTTCCAGCACCGACTGGTACTTCCTGTGGCTACCGTCGACGACGCCATCGTACCGCTGTGCCAGTTTTCGGAGGGGGGCGAAGCACAGGGCATCAAACGTGGCACGGTGTCCGCGGGACGCCGTCCCAAGATGGCATTCCTCTTCACGGGTCAAGGCTCCCAGTACGCCGGGATGGGACGCGCGTTCTACGAGCAGCAGCCCGTCTTCCGGGAGGCGATCGAACGTTGTGCAGAGGCATTGCGTCCACACCTGCCAGTGCCGCTCTCGTCGATCATGTTTCCGGCTCCAGGGGAAAGCCCTCCCATTGACGAGACCGCATGCACCCAGCCTGCGCTCTTCGCCCTGGGGTACGCCCTCGCGGAGCTGTGGAAGAGCTGGGGCGTCGTCCCCGATGTGGTCATGGGCCACAGCGTTGGCGAGTACACCGCCGCCTGCGTCGCCGGTGTCTTCAGCCTGGAGGAGGGTCTCTCTCTGATCGCCACCCGCGGGCGGTTGATGCAGGAGCTGACCCGTCCTGGCGCCATGGCGCTCGTTGCGGCCGACGTGGAGCGTGTCGAGCGTGCCATCGGAGACCGCAAAGAGCGTGTGGGCATTGCTGCCATCAATGGTCCGAACAGTGTCGTCGTCTCCGGGCTGCCGGATGACGTGGGGCTGGTGCTGCGGGATCTCGAGGATGATTACGTCTTCACCACGCCGCTCAAGGTCTCGCAAGCATTTCACTCTCCGCTCATGAGCCCGGTCCTCGAACCCTTCCGGCAGGCGGCGATGCGGGTGCAGTTCGAGGCCCCGCGCATCCCGATGCTCTCCAACCTGTCCGGACAGGCGTTCGGCCCAGGAGTCATCCCGGACGCGGCCTACTGGGTCGAGCACATCCGTGCCCCGGTGCGCTTCTCCGAGCAGGTGAACACGCTCGCGTCCCAGGGCTGCGACGTGTTCGTGGAGCTCGGTCCCCATGACACGCTCGTGAAGATGGCCCGGCGCTGCCTCTCGGAGGCGGCTGGGCGCGGCATCCTCCCGCTGACGTCCCTCGCGCCGGACGGCGACGTCGATCGGCGGTTCCTGGAAGCGATTGGCGAGCTGTATGTGCGCGGCGCCCAGATCGACTGGCGCGGTATGGACCCGGAGCAGCGCTGCCGCCGGATCCCGCTGCCCACGTATCCTTTCTCGCGCCGGCGCTGCTGGCTCGAGGACCATGAGATGAGGCCCTTTCCGCGCGAAGAGCTCGAAACATGA
- a CDS encoding enoyl-CoA hydratase/isomerase family protein has product MELTSVGERVRAVREGSVTRVTLTHPSTGNALDCAALEQLVGALRAAVSDAACRALVVSSVGPRFCSGADVFTQADDAPEREASMRAFVECMTLLCASSMPTIACVEGDALGGGVGLAAACDIVLASEEVTFTLSEVIFGMIPALITPFLLRRLTLGRLRYMMVSSRAIPAREAREAGLVDEVVPGGEMEATLARQLGRIGRSSPPAIATGKAYLDGFGPGGLEARTSAAMALQQEWLKRPEVMEGIQMFADGFSPPWFEKLGRAGR; this is encoded by the coding sequence ATGGAGCTGACGTCGGTCGGGGAGCGGGTCCGAGCCGTCCGCGAAGGCAGCGTGACCCGCGTCACCCTGACGCACCCCTCCACGGGCAACGCGCTCGACTGCGCCGCGCTGGAACAGCTCGTCGGCGCTCTTCGCGCCGCAGTGTCCGATGCGGCATGCCGTGCGCTCGTCGTCTCCTCCGTTGGCCCACGTTTTTGCAGTGGCGCCGACGTCTTCACGCAGGCGGATGACGCCCCCGAGAGGGAAGCCTCGATGCGCGCCTTCGTCGAGTGCATGACGCTTCTTTGCGCGTCCTCCATGCCGACGATCGCCTGCGTGGAAGGCGATGCCCTGGGGGGCGGGGTCGGGCTGGCTGCCGCATGCGACATCGTGCTCGCGTCGGAGGAGGTGACCTTCACGCTATCGGAGGTCATCTTCGGGATGATCCCTGCGCTCATTACCCCATTCCTCCTGCGCCGGCTCACGCTCGGGCGGCTGCGGTACATGATGGTGAGCTCGCGGGCCATCCCTGCGCGAGAGGCGCGAGAAGCGGGCCTCGTCGATGAAGTCGTGCCAGGCGGGGAGATGGAGGCCACCCTCGCGCGCCAGCTCGGTCGGATAGGTCGTTCGTCGCCCCCAGCCATCGCCACCGGGAAGGCCTACCTCGACGGGTTCGGGCCTGGTGGTCTGGAGGCCCGCACCAGCGCTGCCATGGCATTGCAGCAGGAATGGCTGAAGCGCCCCGAGGTCATGGAAGGAATCCAGATGTTCGCCGATGGCTTCAGCCCGCCCTGGTTCGAGAAGCTCGGAAGGGCTGGCCGATGA